TGTTCTGCAGCCCCTGTCATAAAAGGTTTTACTCTTTCTGGTCTCTGTTCTTCAAGTTTCCCTTTGATTCTAAAACATATTGACATATTAATCAGTTCTGAGTGAAGTTTCCATTCAGTAAAAATTCCAAACTGAAACCAGCAAAATATCACGGGGATTACACTCACTCATAGGAGGGATGTTTTAAGACTTCCTAACTTTGAATTTCACCTCAGCTTATTCTGTACCAAAGGACTATTCTAAAAAAAGTAAAACCTCACTGCACCCTCCAGTATCCTCATATTTATAGAAAAGCAGCCCCCCTTCTGAGCTCATCAAtagaaaaaagcctttgacaaacaCGCCTGCTGTTAAAAATCTCAAAGCAAGTCAACCCCTAAATCCTACAGGATTTTCATACATCAATTGGGTGTGTCAGTATCACTTACGACTTCATGTAATCTTTGATGTACTTCTTGTAGGCTTCTTTTGTGAAGCTGGTTTCCTGCAAGTGATGGTTCATGACAATATCGACACCAGTGATTACTGTGCTTTCGGTACCTTCGCCCTCGGGGCCTTCAGCGGAGGCATTTCCACCAATGAGCGAGTCATCGATGTTACCCTCTGTCCTACTGACCATCTGCATTAAGAAAAAGTTTAGTCGCTAACATATCCTCGATCTTACCATAAACGCATCGAAAAATCTACGCTGGCAGCTCTTTCATCAGTCACCCCTCAACACTTAATTCTCGTTGAAAACCATGAACACTACGGGGCGGGGGGGAAATCTATGCCCTTCGTTTTCCTGAAACATCTCAGTTCAACAACTCTTCGTTGGCCCAAACGAAAAAAGGGTCATTTACAACACAGTGCAAATTTTGCATGGGCTGTCGGGTTGCTGAGCAAAGAAAAACCGTGCAGACGCTAAAACGCTTGGGTCGCCCAAACCGGAGATAACCTGTCTGTCCCGGACCGCCTGGGAGGATGGGCGTCGAAGTGGCGGACCTATTTCCAGGCTCAGCTCCGCCTCCAGTTTTCTAGAAAAACCCGAGCCCGGAAAGAGAGTCTCCTCCGCCAGGAGGCAACGGGGAGGATTGCACAACCTCGGGCGGGGGAGCGGCGGAAACCCGAGCCCGCCCGGCCTCGCCTCCCCCCTGCGCCGCAGCcacggccccggccccggcccggcCGACTCACCTTCCCCTCCACCTCCAGACACAGCCCGTCCGCGACCTCCCGGATCTTGTAGATGTCGGAGAACATCTCGTCATCTGCTCGGGAACACAGACCCGCCCGTCACGAGGCGCCCGCGACCCGAGCTGGCGCCATTTCCCGCGCCGCGCCGCCCCTCCCCGGGCGCCCCGGGCCCCGGCGCGCGCCCCCAAGGAGCGCCCCTCAGACCCACgacagcggcggcggcggcggcggcgaccgACCTCCCGCCTCCACCCATATGCCGCCGCGTGCCCTGCGCGCCGTGTGAGGGGCAGTGCAGTCCCGACTCACGGCTAATGAGGTCCCGGTAGATGATCATGATGGCGACTGGAGGGAGGCGACAGCGGCGCTGGCTTAGCAGGAGCCCGGAGCTCAGGGCGAGCGCAGTGCGGCCAGAGCGGCGctcggggggaggggggagcgggCGGAAAAGGCCGACTCTGCCGCTCCCCGACCTCATATAGAGGGCACGTCCCCCTACGTCATCGCGCGCGGCGCCTCCGGAAGCGCCGCGAGCGGTGACGCATCACGCAGAGCTGCGCGAGGGGCGGGGCCGCAGCGCtcgctgtgggggaggggaggggcgcatCCGGGGACTTGGCCCCGGGGTACAAGGCCACGCGTTCCCCCCGGGCTCGCCGGGCGGTCCTGggaaaggggaaggcagaggagggggtggggcggAGGGAAAATGCCTGATGGCGCGAGGGAGAGGAATGGTAGGTGAGGAGCGcacgggaggagggaggaggaagacgCTCCCCGGCCCTGAGTGGTGGAGGCGGCGCCTCAGGGTTGGCCCTGGTAGGTGCCAGGCCCGGGTGGGGCTTAGATGAAATCTCAAGTTTCCGCCCCAGGCCTAGTGCCGCGCAAGCTCCGGCTGTTTCTGGGAACTGACATCGTCAGCTGCTGTGAAGGACTTTGCGTTTACGGAGGGTTCCCTTGACGATGAGGGCTGAGGACTTGGCTTGTGACCAGCCCCTGTGATCTCCGAGGACCTTACAGAACTTTTCAGCGCTTGTCCCAGGGCTGCCCCACTTCGAGTTTCCGGATTCCTTTGTGGGGCGGAGCCAGGTCCGGTCTGTGGGACCCACTTCGGCCTGCCAGCCCCCTGGGAATGATCGTGGGGGGCGTAGAGTCTGCAAGGGGGCTTGAGAAGGAAGGAAACTGTCAAGGAAGTTTGCACAGCTTTCCTATCTCTCAGTTTGGTCGCGTGTTTGAAAGCTTGTGGTTCCTAAGGCagctaaagaatcttcctgtttctgttttgcgcTTAGTCTAGAATTAAGGCCTTTGAAAAAAAGGATGTGTTGTCACATTAAAGTGTagttgaaataaattaatttaaaaaataaaaataaagtgtagtTGAGATAATAACCCAGGAGCTAGAAGGTAAACATATAAAGAAGGAGCTTTCCACCTGCCCAAATTTTATTTGGACTTTAGACTCAGTTACTcggtactaaaaaaaaaaaaaaaaaaaccggtTTAGTGACATCTTTGGTTTAAAGGCAAATGAGTATGAAACCGGAGAGATTCTTCCATTCCACAAATATATTTGTGCTCTGCTATGTCCCTAGCACAGAGGTCCCAATTGTGAACAAGTTAAATCCAGTTCAGTCCTCACAGAAAACTTCATTCTGGTAAATAAAAAATCAGACAGTTGTAATAACAAACTTCCCCATATGCACCAATAAAGCATTCCACAGAATAAGGGAGGGCAACTGTTGCAAAAGAGTAGGTAGGGCACAAGTCAGTGATGGAGGAGTCAAAAGGAGCCGGGAAAAGGGATCCTCCCTGGAAGAAGGGGTCTGGGGCTGTACTGGACACCCTCAGGGGACCCTGCAGATACCTGAAAAAAAGCTAAAACTGGAATGAAGGGGATTTGAAAACAAATGGACGTCTTCTGATAAATGGTCCACTAAGGATCGCTGAAACCTCTTGATTATTTCTGAGATGTGTGAATGGAACATTATTATCCCAGGCATAGCACAAGTTAATTATTTTCCTCAACTTTAACTTTTCAAGTTATTCAGAACCATTCCCATCACTCATACAGTACTGTCAAACATTTTTCCCTCTACTCCTTTTCTGGTTTTATGTCCAATTAAAAACGTCCCCCCTCAAGTTTTGTAAGACAGCCACAGTGAAAAAGAGAACTGAAGAGATTAGAATCAAAGCACCCTAGCCTGAAATCTTGGGTTTATCTGGTACTTGTCCTGTGGCTTTGGGAAAGTCAGACTCCCTAAGTCTGAGCATAGAATGCAATTTCTATGAGTTAAAAGAGTTCGGGGAagttaaataagataatgaaaaATGACTAGCATCCTCAATAGGTTAtcagtaaatattggttgaaCGTGGGTGCATAATTCTTTccaattttattacttttcaaaatactCCTGAAACTATTCCATTAAccctattttatttggaaatatctGGAGGATTTAGTGGATGTATACTGTACTAAAAGGATTCCTAGGTGACTctatcaagaatctgcctgccaatgcaggagacacgggttagattcctgagttgggaagatcccctggagcaggaaatggcaaccaactccagaatttttgctggaaaaatcccatggatagaaaaaTCCCTGGCAGTCTTCAGGGTCGCAGAGTCTAAGCACACATACTGTGCTAAAGACATTCTTCTATTAACTCACAACAGTCATAGTGGATTCCTGAAAGAATTCAACTTGTGTCCATAAAAGATTTCAATCTCAGGGTCATATTTGGTCATAtttggacttccctcgtggctcagatggtaaagcgtctgcctacaatgcgggagaccctggttcaggaagatcccctggagaaggaaatggcaacccacgccagtattcttgtttggaaaatcccatgaacggaggagcttggtaaaCTATagtctgtctgtggggtcacaaagagtcggacacgactgagtgacttcactttcactttcatatttggttcagttcaggtcaggtcagtcgctcagtcatgtctgactctttgggaccccatgaattgcagcacgccaggcctccctgtccaacaccaactcccggagttcactcaaactcagtgtccatcgagtcaatgatgccatccagccatcttatcctctgtcgtccccttctcctcctgcccccaatccctcccagcatcagagtcttttccagtgagtcaactcttcgcatgaggtggccaaagtactggagtttcagctttagcatcattgcctccaaagaaatcccagggctgatctcctttagaatggactggttggatctccttgcagtccaagggactctcaagagtcttctccaacaccacagttcaaaagcatcaattcttatttggtaggtggtcatgtatggatgtgagagtcggactgtgaagaaggctgagcactgaaaaattgatgctgatttaaatttcatattttctaaacTCCATCTTATGGTCTACAAAATCTGTGTTGTACTTTGAAAATATCTGCTTAGAACACCAATGATACCAATAGTTTTGAGAAGATTAGGCACCACTTACAAGCCACTGACAAAACTGTGAGGATCTGACTTTTATTCCAGCTAATTGGCTTTTACTTAGGCATCATTTGAATGTTCTTATTACATTTCATTCCTTACAGCAGTGATTTCTAACAAATCTAAGATTGTCCCAAATTTTATAGTTTGGCATCTCTTGCAATTAAAGATATTTCAAAGACAATGTCTTTTGATCTCTTTACACAAGTACTCACATGAAAAAAGCAGCTCACAGGGTCCTCATTTTTTAGCTAGGGATTGACTACTTGGCTTAAGCACATAAGAGTTTATtctctcttattaaaaaaaaaatcaagggtattgacaaaaaaaaatgcagaacctGAAAGTTAAGAATTAGGTTTTACTTGGCAAACTAAAGTGAGAACTTAAGCCTGGGACACAACCTCTCATATAGCTCTGACAGTCTGCTCCAAAGAAGTAAGGGAGAAgccaggatcagttcagttcagtcgctcagttgtgtccgattctttgcaaccccatggcctgcagcacgccaggcttccctgtccatcaccaactcctggagtttgctcaaactcatgtccatcgagtcggtgatgccattgaaccatctcatcctcctggcatttcacgtgatgtattctgcatgtaagttaaataagcaggacacAGGATAGGTAGGAGTtcttgcaacaaagaccaggtagtgGGAATATCAAAAGATTAGTGTTAGCTAAAGATAACCAagtatctcaagttaaggaaagTGGAGCTTTTGTTTTTATGGGAAAGCTCACtttccccttatcctcctgccttcaatctttcccagaatcagggtcttttcaaaggagtcagttcttcccatcaggtggccaaagtactggagcttctgcttcagcactggtccttccaataaatatgcaggactgatttcctttaggattgactgatttgatcttcttacaggccaaaggactctcaagagtcttctccaacaccacaattcaaaagcatcaattctttggcactcagccttctttatagtccaactctcacattcatacatgaccactggaaaaaccatagccttgactagatgaacctttgtcagcaaagtaatgtctctgctttttaatatgtggtctaggttggtcatagcttttcttccaaggagccagcatcttttaatttcatgactgcagtcaccatctgcaatgattttggagcccaagaaaataaagtctgtctgttttcactatttccccatctatttgccatgaagtgatgggaccagatgccatgatcttagttttctgaatgttgagttttaagccagctttttcattctcctctttcactttcatcaagaggctctttagttcttcactttctgccataagggtggtatcatctgcatatctgagattattgatatttctccgggcaatcttgattccagcttgtgcttcatccagccctgcatttcacgtgatgtactctgcatataagttaaataagcaggagcCAGGATAGATAGGAGTTCTTGGAACAAAGACCAGGTAGtaggaacatcaaaagattaatGTTAGCTAAAGATAACCAAGTATCTCAAGTTAAGGCAAGGAGCTTTTgtttgtatgggaagatgcaagagtctgggttcaCTGAAATCATACCTCACCTATCTGGGGCCATTCGCctgctttctcatcctgagtctccATGGGGTATATCATTGGGTGGGACGGTGGTAGGAGGCggggtggtgctgctgctgcagtGGCTGAGGGCTTGACAGCTGTTTGTCTCCATTCTGAGTTCACTCCAGGTTCACTGTCCAAGGTGGCTCTAGTGGCTTGATGACTGCAGCATCCTTTGATTACTGATgtggcaggcaacattttttcATTGTTGAGGGGTGCAGTCAGACTGAAATTATGAAGCCATGGTGGCTTCATAGGCATCGCAGACCCaggctcttcctttcttctccatcATCCATATAGTCTATAATAGGTGCTGGAATTCCAGCCATCACACCCATCTTGCAGGCAGCCAGTAGAGAGGAATGGCCACAGGCGTACATCCTagctttgtttctttgctttaggGCGGAACTGTCCAAAAGAACTTTATGTGAGAATGGAACTGTTCTGTATCTGCTGTGTCCAACACCACAGCCACTAGACCACAAGGGCACTTGAACTGTGGCTTGTGTGACTATGCAACTGCAtatttacttctgtttcactttaaTTAAGTGTAAGTATCCATGGCTAGTAACTTTATTGGGCCACAGAGTTCTATAGTGAAAGCTCTGTGAGGTGAGGGACATCATTTTGCTAACCCCAGCTATCAGAACAGAGCCTCACTTGATAATTCttgatgaataaatggatgagatgaagctttcttcatttctctctttttataaatcatttgtttatttttggctgtgctgggtcttcgtggctgtgcacaggctttctctagttgcagcgatcgggggctactctctagttttggttcatgggcttctcgttgcgatGGCTCTTCCCGCGGGGAAGCACCGGCCctaggtgtgcgggcttcagtagttgtggcctgtgggctcagtagctgtagctcacaggctcagttatttgtggttcatgggcttagttgctccacagcctgtggCACCAGGGGTGGAACCAATATCCCCTGCGTTGCagggcggattcttaaccactggaccaccagggaaacctttcttcatttctcttaattAGATTACGGCTAATTCCATTTCAGTTAATTAATTGGATTTTGCATATGTCCAAAACCTGGTAtcacagtgcttttcaaactGAGAATTGAGAAACAATTTAGTGAGTAGTGGCcaactttattaaaaatgaaataagatacaaaagaaaagagaatcacATGTAGTAAAGACGAGCATTGTTTCATGgaacttttgttttaaatttatacgtgtgtgtatgtattggaTCTCAACATAAGATGTATTTTTTCATGTGGGCCTAGGCCCAAGAGATTTGAAATCCTTTGATTTAGGCaaattttctcttcaaatatatttcttgGCAGCATCAACTGTGCAATTTTAGTGGTACATGTCCCAAGATTTGGTGAACACTTATTTTTGACTCTGGCACCCTTTTGGACAGGGATCTTGTCGCCTTCTATTTTGTGAGATTCTTTATGCTTAACAAGAGAATACCAAGGCCAGCTCCTAGCAACATCTAGGTCTAGCTGAGAGTACAGATTCCTGTCCTCATAAGTGAAAGCAAGTGACATAACTAGTGTAACTTCTAtcgttttggtttttttttttaactttttattttgtgttggagtacAGTCGATTAACTATGtcgtgacagtttcaggtgaacagcaaagggactcagccacaatCCATTggtgtttttgatgactgtaaaaTGATCACtaaaatttaagatatttttagGCATTTGgatatttctttttgctttgaaaaatagaactttgttctgattataaaaataataatacacatTATAGAGTATTTATAAACCACAGAAGAAGCCACCTATAGCTATTAGTAACATGATAATATTCTCAGTTTGTAGATTTATAAAAAGGAGGGGCGGCTGGGTGGGATCCTACTGATGTTAAAGCAACTTCTCTATCAGACTTAGGGCATAAGTCTCTTTTGTTTTAGACCTGCTCTAAGAGAAGAGATCTGTTAACAAGCCAATTCAAAGATCTCCTGGTTGAaactacttttaattatttttagactGGATTTTTGAAAATATCTAGTAAAACATTATTGGGCAAATCAGTGAGCTAAGTGGGTAATTCCAACTTTCCCATTCTTAATCTCTCTTAGGTCTATCAGAAAATTGTtcaactattttttatttattatgaatatttcCCCATATCAGTAGCTGTCTATCTAAAATGTcatctaaaaatattataaatagtcCAACTGATGAAtgtactataatttatttttaaattatacatctaCAAATTGGAAAACACGGAGATgcacaaagaattttttaaaatatatattcaggtACCCACATAACCACAATGAATAGTGGctaacatttttcatatttacttatatatatatatttttaaatattacaggTAAACTGAAGTCTTCTTTATCCACCTTTATCTCATTCCAGAGGTTCATCCACCCTCCTCACCAATACCCATTCAGGTAAAAACATCATCCATATCCACATTACTGTAAGAAAGGGATAAACAGAAATTGGAGGGTCTACTCCTTCCGTCTAGGGCCTGACTCAGCAGTTGCACAAGTCACTTCACACTGGTTGGAAAATTGATTAGGAGTTGAAAGAATAAGCAGTCTCAGTCATAGCCATATTGGCATTTCTGTGTTCGGTGGCAtgagtgtgtactcagtcacctctgtgtgaccccatggactatagcccaccaggctcctctgtccatgggaatttttaggcaagaatactggagtgggttgtcatttcctcctgcgAGTGGAAGGAGGATATAGGGCACAGAATAACGTCAGAGGAGTATTTAATGGCTgtgaaatagtggctgacttttccctcagtttctccattttgcCTCACAGGTGTGTAAGCCCTTTTtcattatgaatgaatgaatgcacatgAACAAATCAATAGTAGAGTTATTCCCATACTTATTTTCACCTCCCTTCCAGATTACTGATTTGTTGGCCATCTTACTTCTCTTTTCTATATGATCTTTCCTTACCTGGTGCATCCGGCCTGTCTGCCCACCCCTTCCCATAATAGTCATGGAATTCGGTACTTAGTAGGAAACCCAGTACAATTTTAGAAGATCAAAGaaaatttaggattttaaaataaagggccTGAAAGCAGTAAAATCTCGTTTAGACAAATCATGTTACAAAGTAGTAGTATCGCCTCTAGGAAATAAATATAGACCTGTTTGCATAAATGTAACAATTTTGCAGATGTTTCATATTAAGTTACTAATAGTGATTACTATGGAGACCGTGGTTGGGGTTAATGTGGAGAAGatttagagttttatttttaattttatacccAGTAGTACTGTGTGAATCTTTAACACGTGTATGTTActtttacaattaaaatattatagtgCAGTGCTTCCCAAACTTTGGGAGTTTATATACTAAGAACAATTACAAGggattcctggtggtccagttgttagaactctttcactgctgtggcccaggttcaacccctgctcggggaactaaaatcctgaaAGCTGCAtagcactgccaaaaaaaaaaaatttccaagaaaTTTGAATCTCAATATAAGTTTGCCAATAAACCCATTAAAAATATAACCATGACGTGGCCTGTGATTGCCATTTCATAAATGAAAGGGCATAATCTCTAAGTAATGGGTAATCCTCTAAACTGAATACATTTAATTCGGTGAAAAATTCGTTACGTtgtccttatttttctcatttttgctttggatcttttaaaaactttttagtcTGGGTTTCTTCCTGTATTTTTATACTTGGCACAGATAAGgtgagtgacttgctcaaggacaCACAGCCAGTGGATAGCAGAGAGGAGGAATCCAGGTTTATGGACTTCTGACTCTCCAGGGGGTCCTTTTGGTTGAATAAGCCAATGAATACAGCCAGATACTTGGAATTCTGACATCGAAATTCAAGCTTTTTTAGAATGAATTAACCCAACACTTATGTTTAGGATATGagcaacaatgaaaaaaaagtgaaaatccaAAAGAGGATGTTTTGGAGGCAGTATTTAATTGATGTAAATCGTTTTTGAAATTTCTTGTAGAGTTGAGACAAACAGGGAAGAAAACAATAGTAGACCTCTTCATTAAGCTGTTGGCATGGCAACAGTAATTTTTCAAGACTGCCTTAGATGGAGTCACTGGAATgttaacaatgaaaagaaattaattttttctttagagTTCTTAGAGTATACTAAGGCATAGTAATTTATGACTGCTTTTAGAGCAATTCTATTTGAAATATCAGATATGTAAAAATGTAGTCAGAAGCCCAAGAactaaaattatagaaatatatatagccctatatatgatataaataaataaataaaaatctataatttaaatatgtaaactgaaatataaaatataaatgtatgtaatgtaaaatagaaatattataaaaacaaatatgtatgtttctatccatatatttcatatacaatataaacatatttatagaaACATAAATGAACATGAATAGATAATTTTGTATTGGCCCATTTTTGTCCTACCCTGTATTGTGGATCCTTTAGTATAGATAGAGATGTTAGAGATGTTGCTACCATTCTCAAAAACTGTCCCAAAATGATGAGAATTAGGTTTGTAACAAATAGCTTTATGGTGATGAGGAAATCAtcacacatgctagtaaagtaatgctcaaaattctccaagccaggcttcaacagtacgagaatcatg
This genomic window from Bos indicus x Bos taurus breed Angus x Brahman F1 hybrid chromosome 12, Bos_hybrid_MaternalHap_v2.0, whole genome shotgun sequence contains:
- the TPT1 gene encoding translationally-controlled tumor protein; the protein is MRSGSGRVGLFRPLPPPPERRSGRTALALSSGLLLSQRRCRLPPVAIMIIYRDLISHDEMFSDIYKIREVADGLCLEVEGKMVSRTEGNIDDSLIGGNASAEGPEGEGTESTVITGVDIVMNHHLQETSFTKEAYKKYIKDYMKSIKGKLEEQRPERVKPFMTGAAEQIKHILANFKNYQFFIGENMNPDGMVALLDYREDGVTPYMIFFKDGLEMEKC